From the Gasterosteus aculeatus chromosome 13, fGasAcu3.hap1.1, whole genome shotgun sequence genome, one window contains:
- the pias2 gene encoding E3 SUMO-protein ligase PIAS2 isoform X2: protein MWRDNKEEFSMNLQQPAPLVPPVHPDVQMKPLPFYDVLDVLIKPSSLGASPAQRHHQEKYFIFALTPQQVREVCISRDFLPGGRRDYMVQIQLRFCLSETSCPQEDNYPNSLCIKVNGKLFPLPGYAPPPKNGVEQKRPGRSLNITSLVRLSSAVPNQISVTWAPEIGKTYSMSVYLVRQLTSPLLLQRLRMKGIRNPDHSRALIKEKLTADPDSEVATTSLRVSLMCPLGKMRLTAPCRAVTCSHLQCFDAALYLQMNEKKPTWICPVCDKKAAYESLIIDGLFLEILNDCSDVDEIKFQEDGTWCPMRPKKEAVKVSSQSVPKIETLAPLRQSSAVPHSTESGTAKKADVIDLTLESSSSSSDEEDSDPPLKKRCVYICKNEEMHAKGVLTYQPTVRVPNVQALDPSYLTSTLADYAVPFHPSTLASIPTDMQSLDLFSLIQGDPQHYRPQMFLDNLTSSMQSAASTSSALVSSSSSHYDTGGHETRVIAGGGGGGGGGTDSGLSDIISLD from the exons GAGCGAGTCCTGCACAGAGGCACCACCAAGAAAAATATTTCATCTTTGCCTTGACGCCACAGCAAGTTCGGGAGGTGTGCATATCCAG GGACTTTCTACCAGGTGGCCGAAGGGACTATATGGTTCAGATTCAGCTGAG GTTTTGCTTGTCAGAGACGAGTTGCCCTCAAGAGGATAACTACCCAAACAGTCTTTGTATAAAGGTTAATGGGAAACTTTTCCCTCTGCCA GGTTACGCACCGCCACCGAAAAACGGCGTGGAACAGAAGAGACCTGGAAGATCTCTAAACATCACCTCTCTTGTCCGACTCTCCTCCGCGGTCCCCAATCAGATTTCAGTCACATGGGCGCCTGAAATTGGCAAA ACCTATTCCATGTCTGTGTACCTGGTGAGGCAGCTGACGtcaccgctgctgctgcagaggctgaGGATGAAGGGCATCAGGAACCCGGACCACTCCAGAGCGCTAA TCAAAGAGAAGCTGACAGCAGATCCGGACAGCGAGGTGGCCACAACAAGCCTCCGAGTCTCACTCATGTGCCCG CTGGGTAAGATGCGGCTGACGGCGCCGTGCCGGGCGGTGACCTGCTCCCACCTGCAGTGTTTCGACGCTGCCCTTTACCTGCAGATGAACGAAAAGAAGCCCACCTGGATCTGTCCCGTGTGCGACAAGAAAGCCGCGTACGAGAGTCTCATCATCGACGG TTTGTTCTTGGAGATCCTGAACGACTGCTCCGATGTGGATGAGATCAAGTTCCAGGAAGACGGAACTTGGTGTCCCATGAGACCAAAGAAAGAGGCCGTCAAAGTGTCCTCTCAGTCGGTTCCCAAAATTGAGA CCTTGGCTCCCTTACGGCAGTCATCAGCGGTGCCTCATTCTACGGAGTCCGGCACCGCCAAGAAGGCCGACGTGATCGACCTGACCCTGGAgagctcctcgtcctcctcggacGAAGAGGACTCGGACCCTCCGCTGAAGAAGCGCTGCGTTTACATTTGCAAGAACGAGGAGATGCACGCGAAGGG cgtGCTGACCTACCAGCCCACCGTGCGCGTGCCCAACGTCCAGGCCCTGGACCCGTCCTACCTGACCTCCACGCTGGCCGACTACGCAGTCCCCTTCCACCCGTCCACCCTGGCCAGCATCCCAACAGACATGCAGA GtctggatttgttttccttAATTCAAGGAGATCCTCAG CACTACCGGCCTCAGATGTTCCTGGACAACCTGACCAGCAGCATGCAGAGCGCGGCCAGCACCAGCTCGGCcctggtctcctcctccagcagccactACGACACCGGCGGCCACGAGACCCGGGTCATcgcgggaggagggggcggcggcggcggagggacGGACAGCGGCCTATCGGATATCATTTCACTAGACTGA
- the pias2 gene encoding E3 SUMO-protein ligase PIAS2 isoform X1, whose product MWRDNKEEFSMNLQQPAPLVPPVHPDVQMKPLPFYDVLDVLIKPSSLGASPAQRHHQEKYFIFALTPQQVREVCISRDFLPGGRRDYMVQIQLRFCLSETSCPQEDNYPNSLCIKVNGKLFPLPGYAPPPKNGVEQKRPGRSLNITSLVRLSSAVPNQISVTWAPEIGKTYSMSVYLVRQLTSPLLLQRLRMKGIRNPDHSRALIKEKLTADPDSEVATTSLRVSLMCPLGKMRLTAPCRAVTCSHLQCFDAALYLQMNEKKPTWICPVCDKKAAYESLIIDGLFLEILNDCSDVDEIKFQEDGTWCPMRPKKEAVKVSSQSVPKIETLAPLRQSSAVPHSTESGTAKKADVIDLTLESSSSSSDEEDSDPPLKKRCVYICKNEEMHAKGVLTYQPTVRVPNVQALDPSYLTSTLADYAVPFHPSTLASIPTDMQSLDLFSLIQGDPQINLFLPEQHYRPQMFLDNLTSSMQSAASTSSALVSSSSSHYDTGGHETRVIAGGGGGGGGGTDSGLSDIISLD is encoded by the exons GAGCGAGTCCTGCACAGAGGCACCACCAAGAAAAATATTTCATCTTTGCCTTGACGCCACAGCAAGTTCGGGAGGTGTGCATATCCAG GGACTTTCTACCAGGTGGCCGAAGGGACTATATGGTTCAGATTCAGCTGAG GTTTTGCTTGTCAGAGACGAGTTGCCCTCAAGAGGATAACTACCCAAACAGTCTTTGTATAAAGGTTAATGGGAAACTTTTCCCTCTGCCA GGTTACGCACCGCCACCGAAAAACGGCGTGGAACAGAAGAGACCTGGAAGATCTCTAAACATCACCTCTCTTGTCCGACTCTCCTCCGCGGTCCCCAATCAGATTTCAGTCACATGGGCGCCTGAAATTGGCAAA ACCTATTCCATGTCTGTGTACCTGGTGAGGCAGCTGACGtcaccgctgctgctgcagaggctgaGGATGAAGGGCATCAGGAACCCGGACCACTCCAGAGCGCTAA TCAAAGAGAAGCTGACAGCAGATCCGGACAGCGAGGTGGCCACAACAAGCCTCCGAGTCTCACTCATGTGCCCG CTGGGTAAGATGCGGCTGACGGCGCCGTGCCGGGCGGTGACCTGCTCCCACCTGCAGTGTTTCGACGCTGCCCTTTACCTGCAGATGAACGAAAAGAAGCCCACCTGGATCTGTCCCGTGTGCGACAAGAAAGCCGCGTACGAGAGTCTCATCATCGACGG TTTGTTCTTGGAGATCCTGAACGACTGCTCCGATGTGGATGAGATCAAGTTCCAGGAAGACGGAACTTGGTGTCCCATGAGACCAAAGAAAGAGGCCGTCAAAGTGTCCTCTCAGTCGGTTCCCAAAATTGAGA CCTTGGCTCCCTTACGGCAGTCATCAGCGGTGCCTCATTCTACGGAGTCCGGCACCGCCAAGAAGGCCGACGTGATCGACCTGACCCTGGAgagctcctcgtcctcctcggacGAAGAGGACTCGGACCCTCCGCTGAAGAAGCGCTGCGTTTACATTTGCAAGAACGAGGAGATGCACGCGAAGGG cgtGCTGACCTACCAGCCCACCGTGCGCGTGCCCAACGTCCAGGCCCTGGACCCGTCCTACCTGACCTCCACGCTGGCCGACTACGCAGTCCCCTTCCACCCGTCCACCCTGGCCAGCATCCCAACAGACATGCAGA GtctggatttgttttccttAATTCAAGGAGATCCTCAG ATCAACTTGTTTTTGCCCGAGCAGCACTACCGGCCTCAGATGTTCCTGGACAACCTGACCAGCAGCATGCAGAGCGCGGCCAGCACCAGCTCGGCcctggtctcctcctccagcagccactACGACACCGGCGGCCACGAGACCCGGGTCATcgcgggaggagggggcggcggcggcggagggacGGACAGCGGCCTATCGGATATCATTTCACTAGACTGA